In Candida orthopsilosis Co 90-125, chromosome 4 draft sequence, a single genomic region encodes these proteins:
- a CDS encoding Ret1 protein (S. cerevisiae homolog RET1 has DNA-directed RNA polymerase activity, has role in tRNA transcription from RNA polymerase III promoter and localizes to DNA-directed RNA polymerase III complex), which yields MARKAKSIADDAFNELFQPEYKGKRLTDEINTAEDKWNLLPAFLKIKGLVKQHLDSFNYFVDVDLKKILNANSLVLSDVDPDFYVKYIDIRVGHKSTSPPGTKEVILPPHECRLRDLTYSAPIYVDVEYTRGRKIIRHYDLEIGRMPIMLRSNKCMLDGMDDKMMAQVDECPLDPGGYFIVNGTEKVILVQEQLSKNRIIVEADEKKGIVQASVTSSTHERKSKTYVITKNDKIYLKHNSISEDIPIVIVLKAAGVTSDLEILQLVCGSDPNYQDLFVVNFEEAAKLEVFTQQQALLYLGKRVKTIRRAGAPKLSQLQEGIEAIATTIIAHLTVVDLQFREKALYMAMMARRVVMAMHNPKMVDDRDYVGNKRLELAGQLMSLLFEDLFKKFNSDFKANIDKILKKPSRTSEFDALLSINIHSNNITMGLNRAISTGNWSLKRFKMERAGVTHVLSRLSYISALGMMTRISSQFEKSRKVSGPRALQPSQFGMLCTADTPEGEACGLVKNLALMTHITTDDEEGPIKKLCTALGCESILGLDSATLHVEGNFGVYLNGTLLGATRFPVKFVTDFRRLRRAGKVSAFVSIYTNTHQQAVHIATDGGRICRPLIIVENNKSKVEANHLAKLLNGEWEFDDFLKEGLVEYLDVNEENDSLIALYEKDIGENPNATVTHLEIEPFTVLGAVAGLIPYPHHNQSPRNTYQCAMGKQAIGAIAYNQFRRIDTLLYFMVYPQQPMVKTKTIELINYDKLPAGQNATVAVMSYSGYDIEDALVLNKSSLDRGFGRCQVVRKNTVQLKKYPNHSKDILSGMRVDENDEPIFPHQALGPDGLGEVGSKIENGQVFANKCVPTNSGDSSLGQPQQVESHREAPLFYKGPEPSYVDQVMMSVSDNDQALIKVLLRQTRRPELGDKFSSRHGQKGVCGIIVQQEDLPFNDDGISPDIIMNPHGFPSRMTVGKMIELISGKAGVLNGSLEYGTCFGGSKLEEMSKILVEKGFSYSGKDMLYSGITGECLQAYIFFGPIYYQKLKHMVLDKMHARARGPRAVLTRQPTEGRSRDGGLRLGEMERDCVIAYGASQLLLERLMISSDAFEVDVCNKCGLMGYNSWCTTCKSSENIIKMTIPYAAKLLFQELLSMNIAPRLRLGDVF from the coding sequence ATGGCGAGAAAGGCAAAGAGTATCGCGGACGATGCTTTTAACGAGCTTTTTCAACCTGAATACAAGGGAAAACGTTTAACCGACGAAATCAACACTGCAGAAGATAAGTGGAATTTGTTGCCagcatttttgaaaatcaaggGTTTAGTCAAACAACATTTAGACTCTTTTAAttactttgttgatgtggatttgaaaaagattttgaatgCAAACTCGCTCGTCTTGTCAGATGTTGATCCTGACTTTTACGTCAAGTATATAGACATAAGAGTTGGTCATAAATCTACGTCGCCACCAGGAACAAAGGAAGTGATACTACCACCTCACGAATGTAGGTTAAGAGATTTGACCTATAGTGCTCCAATatatgttgatgttgaatacACAAGAGGTCGAAAAATTATAAGACACTATGACTTGGAAATCGGAAGAATGCCGATCATGCTAAGATCCAATAAATGTATGTTGGACGGAATGGATGATAAAATGATGGCCCAGGTTGATGAGTGTCCTTTAGATCCAGGGGGGTATTTCATAGTGAATGGTACGGAAAAAGTCATCTTGGTGCAGGAACAATTATCAAAGAATAgaatcattgttgaagcagATGAGAAAAAGGGGATAGTTCAAGCTTCTGTCACATCCTCTACACATGAACGTAAATCGAAAACCTATGTGATCACCAAAAACGACAAAATTTATCTCAAACACAACTCCATTAGCGAGGATATTCCTATTGTGATAGTATTAAAAGCAGCAGGTGTTACGTCggatttggaaattctACAACTTGTTTGTGGTTCTGATCCTAATTATCAGGACCTTTTCGTGGTAAACTTTGAAGAGGCTGCAAAATTAGAAGTGTTTACTCAACAGCAAGCTTTACTTTATTTGGGAAAAAGGGTAAAGACAATCAGGAGAGCCGGCGCTCCTAAATTATCCCAATTGCAAGAAGGTATAGAGGCCATCGCAACCACTATAATTGCCCACTTGacagttgttgatttgCAATTCAGGGAAAAAGCATTATACATGGCAATGATGGCAAGGCGTGTAGTTATGGCCATGCATAATCCAAAAATGGTGGATGATCGTGATTACGTTGGTAACAAAAGATTGGAACTCGCAGGTCAACTAATGTCCTTGctttttgaagatttattcaaaaagttcaaCTCCGACTTCAAAGCTAATATCgacaaaattttaaagAAACCTAGCCGTACGTCTGAATTTGATGCATTATTGTCAATCAACATTCACTCCAACAACATTACTATGGGACTAAACAGAGCAATATCGACAGGTAACTGGTCTTTGAAACGTTTCAAGATGGAAAGGGCTGGTGTTACTCATGTTCTTTCGAGATTGTCGTATATTTCCGCTTTGGGAATGATGACGCGTATCTCATCACAATTCGAAAAGTCAAGAAAAGTGTCAGGCCCTCGTGCTTTACAACCTTCTCAGTTTGGAATGCTTTGTACAGCTGATACACCAGAAGGTGAGGCTTGTGGTTTGGTCAAGAATCTAGCGTTGATGACCCATATTACGACAGACGATGAAGAGGGCCCTATCAAAAAGTTGTGTACTGCACTCGGTTGTGAATCTATTTTAGGTTTGGACTCGGCGACTTTGCACGTAGAAGGAAACTTTGGAGTCTACCTCAATGGTACTTTGCTAGGTGCTACTAGATTTCCAGTGAAATTTGTCACTGACTTCCGTCGATTGAGAAGGGCAGGTAAAGTCTCTGCATTTGTAAGCATTTACACTAATACACATCAACAAGCTGTGCATATTGCAACTGATGGTGGAAGAATTTGTCGTCCGTTGATCATCGTGGAGAATAATAAATCCAAGGTTGAAGCAAACCATTTGgccaaattgttgaatggtGAGTGGGAGTTTGACgactttttgaaagaggGATTAGTCGAGTACCTCGATGTGAATGAGGAAAACGATTCATTGATTGCATTATACGAAAAGGACATTGGCGAAAACCCCAATGCTACAGTTACtcatttggaaattgaacCCTTTACCGTACTAGGGGCCGTTGCTGGTTTAATTCCTTACCCACACCACAATCAATCTCCTAGAAATACATATCAATGTGCGATGGGTAAACAAGCTATAGGTGCCATTGCTTATAACCAATTCAGGAGGATTGATACTTTACTTTACTTTATGGTTTACCCACAACAACCTATGGTGAAGACAAAGACAATTGAACTCATCAATTATGATAAATTACCAGCTGGTCAGAATGCTACTGTGGCGGTTATGTCCTATTCAGGTTACgatattgaagatgctTTGGTGCTCAACAAATCATCTTTAGATAGAGGGTTTGGAAGATGTCAAGTTGTTCGAAAAAATActgttcaattgaaaaagtatcCAAATCACAGTAAAGATATATTGTCGGGGATGAGAGtggatgaaaatgatgaaccTATTTTTCCACACCAAGCTTTGGGTCCAGATGGTTTGGGTGAAGTTGGAagtaaaattgaaaatgggCAAGTTTTTGCCAACAAATGTGTTCCAACCAACTCTGGTGATTCGAGTTTGGGACAGCCTCAACAAGTGGAAAGCCATCGAGAAGCACCATTGTTTTACAAAGGACCCGAGCCATCTTATGTTGATCAAGTTATGATGTCTGTCAGTGACAACGATCAGGCGTTGATCAAAGTGTTGCTCCGACAGACCAGAAGACCAGAATTGGGAGATAAGTTTTCTTCAAGACATGGGCAGAAGGGTGTCTGTGGAATCATTGTCCAGCAAGAGGACTTGCCATTCAATGACGACGGTATATCTCCTGATATTATTATGAATCCACATGGTTTCCCATCTCGTATGACGGTTGGTAAaatgattgaattgatatCAGGAAAAGCAGGTGTTTTGAATGGGTCTTTGGAATATGGTACTTGTTTTGGTGGgtcaaaattggaagagATGTCAAAgattcttgttgaaaaggGATTCTCATATTCCGGTAAAGACATGTTGTATTCAGGAATCACAGGAGAGTGTTTGCAAGCATACATTTTCTTTGGTCCAATCTAttatcaaaagttgaagCATATGGTGTTGGACAAGATGCATGCGAGAGCAAGAGGTCCAAGGGCAGTATTGACTAGACAGCCAACAGAAGGTAGATCTAGAGACGGTGGTTTGAGATTGGGAGAAATGGAAAGAGATTGTGTTATTGCGTATGGTGCTTCTCAATTACTTTTGGAAAGATTAATGATATCTTCAGATGCCTTTGAAGTGGATGTCTGTAACAAGTGTGGATTGATGGGATACAATTCATGGTGTACCACATGCAAAAGTTCTGAAAATATCATAAAGATGACAATTCCGTACGCGGCAAAATTACTATTCCAAGAATTGCTTTCCATGAATATAGCTCCAAGATTGAGGTTGGGTGATGTTTTTTAA
- a CDS encoding Cwt1 transcription factor, whose translation MEIKNDNIDVKTDPEKQERRKRKKKLEIACVYCRRSHMICDESRPCQRCIKRGIGHLCYDEPSNSRQRKKAAALRKTETPTEQSPAPTTQEPTPLPPPIQVNPGQQKILKNSVLSQTLAYNQEPLFYSEHAGSEFSSLNDFLSIIDDPELVNGALNDDPNHAFWGNTMAFSPNNLFTQTFPEEIVQQPAPEISAPKSPRESSQLSQSDVQPREAQPVISDSARDKFFLTAADPTTEISPEERLKQVIKAKLEAGLLQPYNYAKGYARLQRYMDNYMNISSRQRILKPLSIFRPAFRAIARTLKDVDLVLVEESFERMLLDYDRVFTSMAIPACLWRRTGEIYRGNKEFASLVGVTTDDLKDGKLAIYELMSEESAVNFWEKYGAIAFDKGQKAVLTSCNLRTKDGIKRKSCCFSFTIRRDRYNIPSCIVGNFIPIDP comes from the coding sequence ATGGAGATTAAGAACGACAACATAGACGTAAAGACGGATCCAGAGAAGCAAGAGCGaagaaagaggaagaagaagttggagATAGCGTGCGTCTATTGTCGGCGTTCACACATGATTTGTGATGAATCAAGGCCTTGCCAACGATGTATAAAGAGAGGAATTGGACATTTGTGCTATGACGAGCCTTCTAACTCTAGACAGCGAAAGAAAGCAGCTGCATTGAGAAAGACAGAAACACCAACAGAGCAGTCACCAGCTCCCACAACTCAAGAGCCAACCCCATTACCCCCACCAATACAGGTAAACCCTGGTCAACAGAAAATATTAAAAAATTCGGTTTTGTCACAAACCTTGGCATACAATCAAGAACCACTTTTCTACTCGGAACACGCAGGTAGTGAATTTAGTTCATTGAATGATTTCCTTTCCATCATTGATGACCCGGAATTGGTCAATGGTGCACTAAATGATGACCCTAATCATGCGTTTTGGGGTAACACCATGGCATTTTCCCCAAATAATTTATTCACCCAAACTTTCCCTGAAGAAATCGTTCAACAACCAGCCCCAGAAATAAGTGCTCCAAAATCTCCTCGTGAAAGTCTGCAGCTACTGCAGCTGGATGTCCAACCACGAGAAGCTCAACCAGTTATTTCAGATTCTGCTAGAGACAAATTCTTCCTTACTGCAGCGGATCCTACTACAGAGATATCTCCAGAGGAAAGGTTGAAACAAGTTATCAAAGCAAAATTAGAGGCAGGCTTATTACAACCCTATAATTATGCTAAAGGATATGCTCGATTGCAGAGGTATATGGATAATTACATGAATATCTCAAGTCGTCAAAGAATATTGAAACCATTATCAATTTTCCGACCGGCATTTCGTGCTATTGCAAGAACATTGAAAGACGTTGACTTGGTTTTGGTTGAGGAAAGTTTTGAAAGGATGTTGTTAGATTATGATCGTGTGTTTACGTCCATGGCAATACCTGCTTGTTTGTGGAGGAGGACAGGTGAGATTTATCGTGGTAATAAAGAATTTGCTTCCTTGGTGGGCGTCACCAcagatgatttgaaagacgGAAAGTTGGCAATATACGAATTGATGAGTGAAGAAAGTGCAGTCAATTTTTGGGAAAAGTATGGTGCTATAGCTTTTGATAAAGGACAAAAGGCAGTTTTGACCAGTTGTAACTTGAGAACAAAAGATGGTATAAAGagaaaaagttgttgtttcagTTTTACTATAAGGAGAGATAGGTATAATATTCCAAGTTGTATTGTGGGAAATTTCATACCAATAGATCCCTAG
- a CDS encoding late-stage biofilm-induced gene in C. albicans, which yields MVSVCFKLRTVAILLVLILYVLFIYFGNGSQLDFNAAMFLTKNSLREFKQRLSSKKIITPITGPLQYEGDSEYPFNNVFNSLFPIDATFEFNTTHTGNITTHKFTGRYASFSAILSSELTSQYRFLSENACTSVSVNDGDQNKIIIVSRGDCNFVSKVLNIIDSNAKPKAIIIANNEPYRGLVTMFSNAFNQDGALTIPIVFITFEDGQLLKSMQNEVIILQMKTAAIGDWLSILLSIVLSPPLLIILIYVIILCGQRVRERQINKRNTELVKNLPVYVYNDDQLILESDFEKYRGMADQGTFTDSTSYSKSASRKKLRILSSPNDYFRAFKCSICLERYEPLKSRVLVLECKHMHHQKCLSRWLINFRRSCPLCNNTILKDNLLSGHEVTYGSFDMENGVTEGSSREIEVQRPFDYRSMSSQRSFQRPLLISRPSAILNCYNSDCNGGAQLSTSIDSV from the coding sequence ATGGTACTGGTCTGTTTCAAGCTACGCACCGTGGCTATTTTATTGGTTTTGATCCTATATGTGCTCTTTATATACTTTGGAAATGGGAGTCAGCTTGATTTTAACGCAGCTATGTTCCTTACAAAAAACTCCCTACGAGAGTTTAAACAAAGACTAAGctcaaaaaaaattatcacGCCAATTACCGGTCCTTTGCAATATGAAGGTGATTCGGAATACCCTTTCAATAATGTTTTTAATTCTTTATTCCCAATTGATGCGACGTTTGAATTCAACACAACACACACGGGCAACATCACGACCCACAAATTCACTGGAAGGTATGCATCCTTCAGTGCAATTTTAAGTTCCGAACTTACCAGTCAATACAGATTCTTATCCGAGAATGCATGCACCAGTGTGTCAGTAAATGATGGCGATCAAAACAAGATCATAATTGTTTCCAGGGGTGATTGCAACTTTGTTAGTAAAGTCTTAAATATTATTGACTCGAATGCAAAGCCGAAAGCTATAATTATTGCAAACAACGAACCTTACCGAGGCTTGGTGACGATGTTTTCAAATGCGTTTAACCAAGACGGTGCGTTGACTATCCCAATAGTCTTTATCACGTTCGAGGATGGCCAATTACTCAAGTCCATGCAAAATGAGGTTatcattttgcaaatgaaGACTGCTGCTATTGGAGACTGGTTGAGTATCCTCTTATCCATTGTTTTGTCGCCTCCGCTATTGATTATTCTCATTTATGTTATAATATTGTGTGGGCAAAGAGTAAGGGAACGGCAAATTAACAAGCGCAACACAGAATTAGTGAAGAACTTGCCAGTATACGTTTACAACgatgatcaattgatattAGAGTcagattttgaaaagtatcGCGGGATGGCAGACCAAGGAACGTTTACAGATTCTACTTCGTATTCCAAGAGTGCTTCGCGTAAAAAATTACGAATCTTGAGCTCTCCCAATGATTACTTTAGAGCCTTCAAATGCTCGATATGTTTGGAAAGGTATGAGCCGTTAAAGTCTAGGGTTTTGGTATTGGAATGTAAGCATATGCATCATCAAAAGTGTCTTTCAAGAtggttgatcaatttcagaaGAAGTTGTCCTTTGTGCAACAACACAATTCTAAAGGACAATCTTCTCAGTGGTCATGAGGTCACTTATGGTAGTTTTGACATGGAAAATGGGGTTACCGAGGGTAGTAGCagagaaattgaagttCAACGTCCGTTCGACTATAGGAGTATGAGTAGTCAAAGACTGTTTCAAAGACCACTTTTGATATCAAGACCGCTGGCGATCTTGAACTGCTACAACTCTGACTGCAATGGAGGTGCACAACTAAGTACCAGCATTGATTCAGTTTAA
- a CDS encoding Noc2 nucleolar complex protein, which produces MGKTSKQTKKFQNKHLKHTIEHRKKAQDFKKKAAMRKKGGGDKPQVEQPKDGSTFEDMSVDDFFAGGFELPKGMEKSKKKMEESDDASSSDESSEDEEDMKKNLENLEKQDPEFYKYLKENDNQLLDFEGVNPLEAMSDDDDEGQDEEEEAEIEDIGDAAPSTSKAPNKVEITTQLVDKWSKQLEKPTPKVIRNIIIAFKAAVNINSGEDYKYSVVDPKAFTELMLMVLKKVPMAVQDIVKYKTKQGVRTIPQNAQASQIGSILKTHASSYITLLKDITNTETAAIILASLYEVFPYYLSHRRLLKQIITAVANVWASSNETDTQIALFAFINNVVREYPKSILETVLKVSYSSFLQHCRKTNPHTISRINFCKNSLAELFSVDETIGYQVGFEYVRQLAIHLRNSVNGKGGFVTIYNWQYCHSLDFWSRVLTLCKETSSLRQLIYPLVQVSLGAIRLNPTAQFFPLRFYLMRSLLRLSKTGVYIPLFPLLYEILSSTAITKSPKSSTLQIVDFEHNIKVNQAYLGTKIYQDGLCEQFIELASEFFGLYAKSIAFPELTTPAVLGLKRFTKKSKNIKFNKQLNQLIEKLNANAQLISRKRSNVEFGPSDKREVKEFLSDLNWDKTPLGQYIVVQRQQKEERLRLFKEAQEEEERAKEQKKREEEEEEEEEEEEEEEEEECIDDEEGEVEDEDMSD; this is translated from the coding sequence ATGGGGAAGACATCCAAACAAACTAAAAAGTTTCAGAACAAACACTTGAAACATACGATAGAGCATCGTAAGAAGGCTCAAGACTTCAAGAAAAAGGCGGCTATGAGAAAGAAGGGGGGAGGAGATAAACCACAAGTCGAACAGCCTAAAGATGGTTCAACTTTCGAGGATATGTCGGTTGATGACTTTTTCGCCGGTGGCTTCGAATTGCCAAAAGGAATGGAAAAGagtaaaaagaaaatggaGGAATCAGATGATGCATCCCTGTCAGACGAGTCTTCAGAGGATGAGGAGGATATGAAAAAGAATCTCGAAAACTTGGAGAAACAGGATCCCGAATTTTacaaatatttgaaagaaaatgataatcaattgttggattttgaaGGAGTCAACCCATTGGAAGCAATGAGcgatgatgacgatgaaggGCAAGACGAAGAGGAGGAGGCGGAAATTGAAGACATAGGAGATGCAGCACCTTCAACAAGCAAAGCGCCGAATAAGGTGGAAATTACCACTCAGCTTGTCGACAAATGGAGTAAGCAATTGGAAAAGCCTACTCCAAAAGTTATCAgaaacatcatcattgcGTTCAAAGCCGCCGTGAATATCAATAGTGGAGAAGATTACAAGTACTCCGTAGTCGATCCTAAAGCTTTTACTGAATTAATGTTAATggttttgaagaaagtgCCAATGGCTGTACAGGATATTGTAAAGTACAAGACCAAACAAGGAGTTAGGACTATTCCGCAGAACGCTCAGGCTAGTCAAATTGGCtctattttgaaaacacaTGCAAGCTCATACATCACTTTACTCAAGGATATCACCAATACAGAAACAGCAGCTATAATTTTAGCTTCCCTTTATGAGGTGTTTCCATACTACTTGTCACATCGTCGTTTGTTGAAGCAAATCATCACCGCTGTGGCAAACGTTTGGGCTAGCTCCAATGAAACTGATACCCAAATTGCTTTGTTTGCTTTCATTAACAACGTGGTGAGAGAgtatccaaaatcaatcttggAAACGGTTCTTAAGGTCTCATACTCATCCTTTTTACAACATTGTAGAAAAACCAACCCACATACGATTTCAAGAATTaacttttgcaaaaacTCGTTGGCTGAATTGTTCAGTGTTGATGAGACCATTGGTTATCAAGTCGGATTCGAGTATGTTAGACAACTCGCAATTCACTTGAGAAATAGCGTAAACGGAAAAGGAGGGTTTGTGACAATATATAACTGGCAATACTGTCACTCTCTTGATTTCTGGTCAAGGGTATTGACATTATGCAAAGAAACTTCGTCCTTAAGGCAATTGATTTACCCATTGGTGCAAGTTTCCTTGGGAGCAATTAGATTAAACCCAACTGCCCAGTTTTTCCCATTAAGATTTTACTTGATGAGATCGCTTTTGAGATTATCTAAAACTGGGGTGTACATACCGTTGTTTCCATTATTGtatgaaattttgtcaTCAACTGCTATTacaaaatcaccaaagtCTTCCACTTTGCAAATTGTCGATTTCGAACACAATATCAAGGTGAACCAGGCCTATTTGGGAACTAAAATCTACCAAGATGGATTGTGTGAGCAATTCATTGAGTTGGCCTCAGAATTTTTTGGCTTGTATGCTAAAAGTATTGCATTCCCTGAATTGACAACACCAGCAGTTCTTGGATTGAAgagatttacaaaaaagtcgaaaaacatcaaattcaataaacaattgaatcaattaaTTGAGAAGCTCAATGCAAATGCTCAATTAATTTCACGCAAGAGGTCCAATGTTGAGTTTGGTCCAAGTGACAAGCGTGAAGTCAAAGAGTTTCTTAGTGACTTAAATTGGGACAAGACTCCCCTTGGACAGTATATTGTCGTCCAGAGACAGCAAAAGGAAGAAAGACTTAGGTTGTTCAAGGAAGCGcaagaggaagaagaaaggGCTAAGGAACAGAAGAAGAgggaagaagaggaagaggaagaagaggaagaggaagaagaggaagaggaagaagagtGTATTGACGATGAAGAGGGGGAGGTAGAAGATGAGGATATGCTGGATTAG